The genomic DNA tggaggcatctggtgaggacaggtgaggagagctggtcttgtggtagcaagcatgacttgtccccttaagctaagcagggtctgccctggttgcatatggatgggagactagaagtgtgagcactgtaaaatattcccctcaggggatggagccgctttgggaagagcatctaggctccaagttccctccctggcagcatctccaagacagggctgagagagatgcctgcctgcacccttggagaagccgctgccagtctgtgaagacaatacagagctagatagaccagctcagtatatggcagcttcctgtgtgttcctgtgtatctggtgggcctctgtgcgaaacaggatgccttgggcctagcagggctcttcttacgtaCACCTTGCGTCAATGTGTAGCCAGGAGAGAGGAAGCGAGACTGCCGTGCTCAAGGAGCGGGCCTTCCACTGTTTGAGGAGGAGTCTGCTGTGGGAGTTGTTTCTGGTGATAGTCCCTGAGGAAGGATGGCAAATCAAAAACATGCTGGGCCCGttaaggaatttatttatttttaggcaCGTTGAGAATTTTCTCCCGTTTTGTTTCCTTTGTAGGGTGTCTCCCCAGCTGTTTGCTTGGACCAGTTGTGTGTGACCATCCCATCacagagattccccccccccccgctagctCCTGGCATTTAGCTCCCACCTGTGGAAAATTCTGAGGCTAATTACCAAGCATTTTACTAACAAAACTTCAGTCAGAAGTTGTAACAATactaccccccaacccccatGGGGGGTTGGTTGCCCCATGAGGCCAGTCCACAGGACCTCAGAGAGGCCCAAGGGAGCAAGGTGACTCGCAGccagaaagaggagagctggtctggtagtatgcagcatgacttgtccccctagctaagcagggtctgccctggttgcatttgaatgggagactagaagtgtgagcagatctgcaagatcttcccctcaggggatggagccgctctgggaagagcagaaggttccaagttccctccctggcagcatctccaagaaagggctgggagagactcctgcctgcaaccttggaggagctgctgccagcctgtgcgggcaatactgagttagatggaccaagggtctgactcagtatatggcagcttcctaggttcctcccTTCCTGGAGAGGGGAAGCCTGAAGGGGGCAGCCCTCTGgggctgggcactcctcctctGCACTCCCTGCTCCCGCCAAACTTGTTGCTGGCACTGGCTTGCAGATATCAGGGGGTGTGGGGGTTTGGGAGAAGCTCTCTCTGTAGAGGGCTTGGGGCAGTGGCCCGGGAAGCCCAGGCCCTGAAGGAGCTTCCTTTGGGGACTCCTGCTGCTCGCGGGCTCTCTCCAGTTCTGGGTGGGCATTAAGATAAGATCTGGGGCTCAAACTGACTCACtcctgggaggaggggggggaggttATGACTGGCTAGGCCGTGATACAGTTCACTGTGATCCCACCATGGATCCCAGACCACCTCTCCAtccatcctcctctccctccgcctgcctcatttccccccacaagcAGTTCTTGTCCGGGATGTCTGCTCTGGTAGATGGACTGCACTGTACCTTCCCATCACTCCTCCTTGGTGTGAAGGCCACCAAGCCAGAATGCAAGCAAGTtcttgccgctgccgccgccatctCTTTTACACAGCTAGTTTCTACTCTTGCTCTAATGTTGTGGCCTTACATTGTCTTATTAACTGCTTTGTTCCCAGAAACGGATGCATCGGAAGTGTTAGAGCATCTGGACGCTTGGTGTGGAAGACCTAGTCTGCTTGTGGACCTGAGTAGCTCTTGCTTTGTGCATGCCTCGCTGACAACATGGCGACTGAAGTGCTCAATCGGGTATATGAAGCTGTTGATCCAAGCCGGTCCCCGGTGGGTCAAGCAACCCGGACACTGACCCTCAAAATGCCCTTGAAGATCCTAGATCCTGGTCGGTCAAAACTGACCACCGTTGAGACCAAGAGGATCATATCAGTCTTGGATGAGACCATCCTTAAAGTGGAACTGGTCAGTATGTTTGCTTATGTGATGGAGAACCTTGAGGACTTCTACGTGGCGTTGGGACCTGAGCTTACAGAGGCTCTCAGAGAACATCTGCAGCTTTCAAACAATCTGAAAGCCACACTCGTCCGCCTTGAAGAAGACGACCTTCTGTATAAGGGCACGGCCAGAAGGGTCATATTGGGAGCAGAGGATCCAGacggctcccttagcctgctcgTACAAGGCCTAAAAGGTTCTGTCCGAAATATCGTGCGTCTCTTTTATGCGAACCCCTTAGCTTGTCAGGCCATCAGGGATGCTTCTGCCTATGGCAGGGATACCTCTTCTGATCTGTTAATTAGAGGCCTCACCGAGCTGAGGGAGTTCCTGTTTGAGAAGCTTCTGACAACCCCattggaagaaagagagaaacataGGTTTATTCAGGAAATCGCCCTCCGAGACAAGAAAAACACAGAGACGATTGCAGCTCTGGAGGATGAGCTAGCAGCAGCAATCCAGCATCGAGATGATGAGGTGCGGAGGACCACTGGGCATTTGACCAGCTCAGGGGCAACTGAGCAACTGTCCAGTCTAGTCTCGTATTAATTACAACAGTTGGCATGGATAACCCTGTAGGAGAACAAGCAGGGAAAAGAGACAGTGTGTGTCTGTTTGCCCCCAGCTTCTGAGCTGCAGGAGGAGGGGCTTCCTCTGTCAGGAAAAGAGTTCCTGCCCACCTCCAGCTTCCGGCTGTGCCTTCTGCAAGGTCTCTCGGCTGCTCCAGTGTGCTACAGGCTGGCGctgcagtcagagctgcctgCCTTGGACAGGGAACTCTCAGGGGTTCCCTTGGCTGCCTTTGCTCTCTGCCTGAGCAGCTGTGACTGTGTTGAACCCAGGTGCTCCTGTGTGAGACTCCCTTCCCACAAGAGTGATCAGTCATTACTGCCAGTAACCTTGACGCTGGGCTGAGTCGATGGCTCCTCAGCAGGGGAACCCAttgcaagatgcctccttgctcCAGGAGGAGCCACTGAGCTCTGACGGGCAGTTGAGGCATCCCGCTCTCCCATCCATGGCTGCTGGGCCTGGGGAAGGCGCACCCTTTCCCCTCCAGAGGCAAGCCAAGAAGAGGGCCAGTTCAGCAGGGAAGTCAGCCCAGGGAAGGGGTTAAGAGCCCTAGATTAACACACGGGagaccaggttgttgttgttattattattttacatttatatcccgctcttcctccaaggagcccagagcggtgtactacatacttcagtttctctttcacaacaaccctgtgaagtaggtcaggctgagagagaagtgactggcccagagtcacccagcaagtctgaatggggatttgaactcgggtctccccggtcctagtccggcactctaaccactacacctcactGGCTCTCAGGCTAGCACAGTGGCGACTGGCAGTGTGAGCCAGCCATGCCTTTATGATTTACAGAGAGCGCAGTGAGCTAGGACTGACACTCTGCACATGGAAGACATTACAGAAGTGGTCAAAGACAGTTTGAAGGGAGAATTGGCTGTGGAGGGCAAACTGGGGCTACTGGTCACGTGAAGCCACTACCAGTATATGCCTTTGTTAGGCTAGGGAATGTCAACCAACCCATCTGGTTCAGTCCTGCAGCTGACAGGGTGGCCGATAGCAGCCATGCCGGGTCTCTCTTCCCCCGACCCTCGGTTTTGAATACCTCTGGTGAGTAGCCGTCGTTTTCCTGGTCTGTGTTTCTCTCTCCATATGACTATCCTGGTATCCTGCTGCATATTGGATTGGACATCCCCACATCGCGCCCTACCTGCTGCTGTCCAGATTTCCAAGAAGAACACCATCATCAAAGAACTGAAAACCCACCTGCACAATTTAGCCAAGATCTCCGACGGCCAAATCCAGCGCACCCGGACCGAAGCGGAGAAGCAGCAGAAGGGGGAGCTGCGAGGGTCCCAGGCCAAGTGTGCCAAGCTTCAGCAAGAGCTCCAGCAGCTCCGGGCCCAGCTCAGCACCCTCATCACCGAGGACCGGGATTCGGAGCTCGGTCTCCGAAAggtaaccggggggggggggtcggggtgGAGGGTGCACAAAGCCACCCCGAGGGTCCTGGAGTGGCCAGCTTAAGCCTACCGGCCTGGTTGCCACACACATCCTTGGCTGGACACATGAGACCCGTGACCCAATATGCTGCACCCAGCATCCCAGCCCCCCACTGGGGTCTGCTTGGGCCAGCAAGAACAGGGCCAGCTGGTCAAGCTCCTGGCacactgcagtcagtgactggTGGGGGCGGCCCTGGCCTTGGCCGGTTACACGAGCCGGCTGGGGCCAGAGCCACAGACCAGGAAGGGTCCCAAGAGCCATGCAGCCCAGTCCCCTTTTCCAGAGAAAGGGCCGTCCATTCCACAGCTGACCACAGATCAGTCTCTGCAGCCCAGaccacaccgccccccccccgagagggaAAGAGGCGGATTGGGTGCCCTGTGGAagtatccgggggggggggggcactttgtcCAGCAGCCAAAAGGTGGGCAGCTCTACAGGGCAGCAGGAGGCGAAAGGCCAACCCAACGCTGCAGGCCGGGTGGCTTCTCACACCAATTGCAGGTGGCTGGCGATGCATTGCGGCCCCAGACCTGCTCCTTCCTCTGGGACAGCAAAAACTGTTTCACCTCTGAGCTGAGAAAGAGTGCTGTTCATGTATGGAGCCAGACCTGGAGAAAGCAGAGCCCGTCTCCGAGAGGAGTGGGGCTTGGAGCCAGGCCTCCTGGGAGGAGACCAGTGCTCAGCATTTACTGACACCCCCCCCTTTGGAGAGCCAAGGCGGGGCCAGACACCCCACCCATGCAAAGGACAGTCACGTTAATCCGTGAAGAAGTTTGCACGCCTCAtccattgtgtgtgtgctgcacacAGACCCCATTCCGTGCGCCTACAAGGCTTCTGCGCTAGAGGAGGAGAATGGCTCCCCGAGCCGGCAGGCAGGACTGCTCCCCACAGGCCAAGCTCATCACACAGGGCAGGGGCTGCTTTGGGTGACCCAGAAAAGACCCTCTCCGGTTTCGAGCTGAAAATGCTCCTCTTGTGCGGTTTATTGCAGAAGAAATACAAAGTGGAGATGGAGATTGAGAACTGGGTCCAGAAGTATGACGCCGAAATGATAGAAAAGCAGGTACTCCCCACCGCCCACGGGgctcctctttctccctccccccaccgaggGTGTCGTTTCACCAACTCCCAGCAGCAAAACCTCCTCTGCTCTGCCGTGGGGTGCtgactctccctcctcccttgcaCCCTCTCAAGATTACAAAGCCACCCCTGACGCCAtcctcaccctcacccccagTTCTCCCGCCAGAATGGGAATCCTGCCAGGCACTCAGAAGTTGGCTGCATGGCCATGTTGGGAGAAGCAGGGAGCTGGAAAGGAGAGCAGGGCGTGCAAGGCCCACGAAGTCCAGCGGAGGCCCTGGCCGTGAGCTCCCTCTAGCCTGGGGGTTCCTAAAGTGGAGGCTgctgccagaggttgctgaaccagcatccctgttcccaaagaaaGCACCCCAGGAAAGATACCAATCCCTTCTTTGGCCTGCAGCTCCTAATGCATCCTTCGCCTGGCTGCTCCTTTATCCGATTCCGTGGGGAGGTGGGGAATCCTCACAGCCCCGGAAGATGTAGACTTCCCAAGCCCCACGCATGCTCACTACAGCCTTTACGCTGCGACGTGGCTTCTAACATCTCTTGGACATGGCCCAAAAGTCATTTCAGTTTGGCAGGGGTGGCTTCCGTCTACACCCAGGCAAAGAGGAAGCCATTTCTCAGGGAAATGGCTGACGTAAGAATTACTCCGATAAGGCGCCTGCACAgtaactctctctttctcaggcGAGGCCTGCGGAAGAGAAAACGGCACAGAAGGCAGGAAAGCCAGTGGCTAGATAGGTCAGACTTGGGGCTTTAAGAAGGGAGGCCAGAAACAAGGCCCCCTTGGCCTTACACACTCTGACCTCCTAGGGAACATCCAGCGTCATGGGGGGACGTTCTCGGGCCACAGGAGGGAAAACCCCGCTGAAGCCTCTTTCCCTCTTTTTTATTGTATCCAGACATCCCGCCCCCCTTTCTTCCATCATAGAACGCAAAGCCGCTTGAGGCTGCAGCTGCCACTTGCCCTCAGACCCAGCCCTGGAGCCTTCTTGCTGAGGGGAGGGCAGTTACAGGGCCCCACGAGGGCCCCTGGGGGAAGCGGGTGGAGGCGGTGGCTGTCCAAGCCCTCTTGGAGCCCAGGCCACAGAGCAGGGGTGAGGCAGGGCCGCCCTCGGGGCGCCGCTCCCAAGTCCCAGGcctctgctctcctccccacaggatgAGTACGAGGAGATTGATGCCGTCTACGTGGTGGAGAAGGCCCAGCTGGCGGAGCTGAGGGAGAGGTTTGAGCTGCTGGACCAGGAGTACAGCCAGAtcaaggaggagaggagggtgaAGCGGGAGCAGAAGGAGAAAGCCGAGAAGGAGCTGGCCATCCTGGTCCGCGCCGCCACCCTCATCCAGGCCTTGTGGAAGGGCTACCTGGTGCGCTCGCTGCTCCGGGGCAAGCGGAAGAAGAAGGGCCGAGGCAAGAGGGGCAGGAGGTGAGGCCCAGCTgtggcccctctctctctctttttctcgctGGTAAGCAGGCACTGGATGGTTGGCAATAAATACTGAGCACACCCGCCCAGCGAGCGAGCGAGGTCTGTTGCTTAGAGAAAGCTCTCGGGAGGTGtgtccccttctctctctctctcttgcatgccTAGCAAGCAACACAACTCACAGGAAGGCTACCATCCTAAACACACTGACTAGCGAGCCAGCCTCCCTGAACACTGTGGGATGCTTAAGACTCTGCAAGGAAAGGCAAAGACCACGACGGCCTGCGAGTGGAGGGTCAATAACACATGTGAATGCATGCAGAGTGGCCGGAGAGGAGGACAGCCAGCCTGACTACTCCACACCCATCTTTGCCATTCAGTGAGGTTTTGCAAGGAGTCTAGATTGGgtgagcagttttatttccagggGGGCCTtggcttgcataagcttgtagcTTTCGATAACCTGGAGGCGGAGGGCGACACAGGGACCCCTTTTGACCATGGCTTGGAGAGAGGCTTTGCGGAGGCCGCTGGGAGGGAGCAGCCGGGCTGCCTGCTTGCACCCAGCTTGTGGGGGGCTGTCTGAGGCCAATCAGAACCACTGTAGATCCGGGTGAGGGACTGGCTGGGGGGCTGGCCGAGGAGGACGGCTTGCTTGTCCAAGTCTGAATCGCCCTCGGGACGTCTCCAAGAAGAACGCTCTTCTCTGTGTTGCGTCCCAAAGCTTTCTGTCCCCGGGGAGCTTGGCATCTCCCGACGAGGGGCTCTGACCAGAGTCTCCTTGGGGTGTGAGGAAAGGTCTGGCCGGTCTCGAGGAGCGGAAGGCggagtccagagcagagggcggAGCTTAGCTACAGCCTCCTCCATCCAAGGAGCTGGCCACTCTTGCCCTCCTGGCTTTGGGCCGAACAGTGTCTCATCACAGTAGGATGGGGTGTGACTCTTCAGCCtgcatggaggaggagaaagagaggctTTCTGCCCAAAGGGATCTGCTTCAGCACCCAGTGCTCACAGAGAAACTGCTCTGAACTTGTTCATTCCtctactaccctgtttccctgaaagtaagacctaccctgaaagtaagacctagcagtaatttctgatgtaccgctaattgccctagtgcatttttgggggctaaaattaatataagacactgtcttattttcggggaaacacggtaggacTTACAGCCCACCCCATCTTGAGGGCTTGGGTGAGTAGAGGGAACGCTAGAAACTCCCCCCTTGGTCAGTTCAACTCTGAGCTCCCCAAAGACAGAACACCTTCCTAGCAGAGCTCCGGTGTGGACTTGGGCCCATCTCCGTTTAATCAGGGCTGTCATACAATTAAAGCAATCTTAGTAGTCTATTAATCCAATTAGTCGATTAAACCTGCATGCAATTATGGCTTCAATCCTATCCACACTTTCTTGCGAGTAGGTCCCACTGAACTTACTCAGTGGGACAGgcttccaagtaaacaagcaTAAGATGGGTCCAAAAATCATTTAAGGGGGAAAAACATGCTATACTTCCTGGTAATGAACATCTGTGTTGCCACAGGCACCATCTCAGAAATGCATCCCATCCTGTGTGCGTTAAGGCGGGGGATGATGCCTCCCCTGAGACAATGCCTGCCCTTTGTAGTTAAATTTAAAACACTCTTATTAAaaataacactttaaaaaaagcaTAACCTGAGGGAGGGGGGTGCCTTTCAATTGAAAAGGTCCTTGCATCAATCTAACTGATTAATGGATTCACGTTGTCGCTCTACATTTAATTCAAGATGTGCAAAAGGGAGCAAAATCCAGGGGCTGCGGGgtctgtctgtgtctggcatCTTCCGCGCAAACGTGTCCAGCTCACCCCCCGGCCTCTCCAGGGAAGCTAGAGGGGCCTGGCTGGCTGACAGGGCAGAGACTGCCTTctctggggcaggggtgggtgtgCTCGTGCAAACCAGCCTGAATTCAGACGCACACTGGGCCGGGCGAGGTGGCCGCCCAGCTGCCAGCCTGGAGGGTTCGGCCTCGGCAGCCGCCTGTTGCTTGCGGGAGCCCGGGCTGCAGGAAGTCCTCCTCGCCCGGGCTGGTGGGCGGGGCTCCTGCTCCTGCCGCGCGCCTCTTACCTGTACTTGTGCGGCTTCCTCGGAGTGCCGGCGGACGGCGCTGGGCTCGCCAAGCAGCCGCCATCCCGCTGCGCTGCCTCCGAGCTCGGCAGGAGGGGCCGGGCCTTCTCGTCCGCCCACGGGGGAGCGAACGCCACCCTCGCCGCGGCCTGCCGGCGCCCCGCTTGGCGGCTGCCGCCGAAGAGCGCTTCGTCCACGTAGGAGGGCTTGGCCCGGAGCCTGTAGCCC from Hemicordylus capensis ecotype Gifberg chromosome 15, rHemCap1.1.pri, whole genome shotgun sequence includes the following:
- the IQCD gene encoding dynein regulatory complex protein 10: MATEVLNRVYEAVDPSRSPVGQATRTLTLKMPLKILDPGRSKLTTVETKRIISVLDETILKVELVSMFAYVMENLEDFYVALGPELTEALREHLQLSNNLKATLVRLEEDDLLYKGTARRVILGAEDPDGSLSLLVQGLKGSVRNIVRLFYANPLACQAIRDASAYGRDTSSDLLIRGLTELREFLFEKLLTTPLEEREKHRFIQEIALRDKKNTETIAALEDELAAAIQHRDDEISKKNTIIKELKTHLHNLAKISDGQIQRTRTEAEKQQKGELRGSQAKCAKLQQELQQLRAQLSTLITEDRDSELGLRKKKYKVEMEIENWVQKYDAEMIEKQDEYEEIDAVYVVEKAQLAELRERFELLDQEYSQIKEERRVKREQKEKAEKELAILVRAATLIQALWKGYLVRSLLRGKRKKKGRGKRGRR
- the RITA1 gene encoding RBPJ-interacting and tubulin-associated protein 1 — translated: MKPSAAELAASGLQAPQLQRGGRAGYRLRAKPSYVDEALFGGSRQAGRRQAAARVAFAPPWADEKARPLLPSSEAAQRDGGCLASPAPSAGTPRKPHKYRLKSHTPSYCDETLFGPKPGGQEWPAPWMEEAVAKLRPLLWTPPSAPRDRPDLSSHPKETLVRAPRREMPSSPGTESFGTQHREERSSWRRPEGDSDLDKQAVLLGQPPSQSLTRIYSGSDWPQTAPHKLGASRQPGCSLPAASAKPLSKPWSKGVPVSPSASRLSKATSLCKPRPPWK